One region of Vibrio zhugei genomic DNA includes:
- a CDS encoding ferredoxin--NADP reductase, with amino-acid sequence MNNEIATLTSARVTNRQDWNESLFSLTVHSPGTKYKAGQFTKLGMFDDKGELIRRAYSIINHPDEHEKTGDLEFLIVTDPEGSLSPLLHSLRTGDDVLIGLEGAGFMTLDEIPLDARDLWLVSSGTAIGPFLAMLNDRKIGYRFNHLVLVHAVRHASDLVYQKEINQLLQQYPGKFKYVPIVSREQTSGALSGRIPQLLKSGELENTACLQLNKKESFIYLCGNPEMVKDTSNSLKLMGLQKHLRKKTGQFSSENYW; translated from the coding sequence ATGAACAACGAAATAGCAACGCTTACTTCAGCCCGAGTCACCAATAGGCAAGACTGGAATGAATCACTGTTTTCACTGACAGTGCATTCTCCGGGCACTAAATATAAAGCAGGGCAATTTACCAAGCTAGGGATGTTTGATGACAAAGGTGAGTTAATTCGAAGAGCATACTCAATAATTAATCATCCCGACGAACATGAGAAAACAGGCGATCTCGAATTCTTAATAGTAACCGATCCAGAAGGAAGTCTATCTCCCTTACTTCATTCACTCAGGACGGGAGATGACGTGTTAATTGGTCTGGAAGGTGCGGGTTTTATGACACTAGATGAAATTCCATTGGATGCCAGGGACCTATGGTTGGTATCGAGTGGAACCGCCATAGGTCCGTTTCTTGCGATGTTAAATGACCGCAAAATCGGATATCGATTTAACCATCTGGTTCTAGTTCACGCAGTCAGACATGCTAGTGACTTAGTTTATCAGAAAGAAATTAACCAACTGCTACAACAATATCCGGGGAAATTTAAATATGTGCCAATTGTTTCTAGAGAGCAAACATCCGGAGCTTTATCTGGAAGAATTCCGCAATTACTCAAGAGCGGAGAACTCGAAAATACCGCCTGCCTGCAACTCAATAAGAAAGAAAGCTTTATTTACTTATGTGGAAATCCTGAAATGGTTAAAGATACCAGCAACAGTTTAAAGTTAATGGGACTTCAAAAGCATCTTCGCAAAAAGACAGGTCAGTTTAGCTCGGAAAACTACTGGTAA
- a CDS encoding DUF6448 family protein translates to MQTKLKKTLTYTAISVAMLTSSHAAFAHCDTMEGPVIKTAQVALDKGDVTPLLKWVEPTEEQNITQAFEKTLKVRDKSSQSKELADMYFYETLVRIHRAGEDAPYTGLKPGVDIDPAVALADKALDSGSVDKLVKILTKAMESGIRERFSHASNNQKQADNSVEEGREYIASYVEFTHYVEGLHGLIKGGAAHHDEH, encoded by the coding sequence ATGCAAACTAAACTAAAAAAGACATTAACTTATACTGCTATTTCTGTAGCAATGCTTACGTCCTCACACGCTGCTTTTGCTCACTGTGACACAATGGAAGGACCAGTGATCAAAACAGCTCAGGTTGCACTTGACAAAGGCGATGTGACACCACTATTAAAGTGGGTTGAGCCGACAGAAGAACAAAACATAACACAAGCATTCGAAAAAACATTAAAAGTCAGAGACAAATCATCACAGTCAAAAGAACTTGCGGATATGTACTTCTATGAAACACTTGTTCGCATTCATCGAGCTGGAGAAGATGCTCCATACACAGGTTTGAAACCTGGTGTCGATATTGACCCAGCGGTTGCTCTTGCAGACAAAGCATTGGATTCTGGCTCTGTAGATAAGCTCGTAAAAATATTAACTAAAGCGATGGAAAGTGGTATTCGAGAGCGCTTTTCTCATGCTTCTAACAACCAGAAACAGGCAGATAATAGCGTAGAAGAGGGACGTGAATATATTGCAAGTTATGTTGAGTTTACTCACTATGTTGAAGGTTTGCATGGTCTAATTAAAGGTGGTGCAGCTCACCACGATGAACACTAA
- the norR gene encoding nitric oxide reductase transcriptional regulator NorR produces MEQVGKEWIQVALDITSGISDQDRFDRLLSTIRQTLKCDASALLLFRDQQFVPLAINGLSEDVLGRRFDIEQHPRLEAIARAGDVVRFPSDSDLPDPYDGLIPNHDEELKVHSCIGLPLMLEDRLIGAVTIDAFDPTQFDSFKNDDLRIVSALAASSLNTALLMEQLERTAGVEVNTPRRSRNLSQQGEIIGQSRSMLELKSQIDAVADTDLSVLVMGETGVGKELVAHALHSHSGRSDNPLVYLNCAALPESVAESELFGHIKGAFTGAISNRKGKFELADQGTLFLDEIGELSLPLQAKLLRALQYGDIQRVGEDKNIKVNVRIIAATNRVMHEEVKEGNFRSDLYHRLSVFPLFVPPLREREKDIVLLAGFFAERCAHKLGVTNINLDATTLNVIQNYTWPGNVRELEHAINRASVIAKSENQSEQITLLPHHFNFSGEVVAAQSTGYVTEDSSQTIMSEYRHLGLKEAVDNFQTQLVQSAYLENDKNLSATAKQLKVNSPNLHRLMKRLNLK; encoded by the coding sequence ATGGAACAAGTAGGAAAAGAATGGATACAAGTAGCACTGGATATTACCTCTGGTATTTCAGATCAGGACAGATTTGATCGGTTACTTTCTACTATCCGGCAGACACTTAAGTGCGACGCCTCTGCTTTGTTGCTTTTTCGTGATCAACAGTTTGTTCCTCTTGCAATAAATGGATTGAGTGAAGATGTCCTTGGGCGCCGTTTTGATATTGAACAGCACCCCCGCCTTGAAGCAATTGCACGGGCGGGGGATGTAGTTCGCTTCCCTTCAGACAGTGATTTGCCTGATCCTTATGATGGCCTTATCCCAAACCATGATGAAGAGCTTAAAGTTCATTCCTGTATAGGGCTGCCTCTTATGCTGGAAGATCGCCTGATTGGAGCGGTGACCATTGATGCCTTTGATCCCACTCAGTTTGATAGTTTTAAAAATGACGATCTCCGTATTGTTAGTGCTCTGGCAGCCAGCAGTCTGAATACTGCGCTATTGATGGAACAGTTAGAGAGAACCGCGGGAGTCGAGGTGAACACACCAAGACGTTCCCGAAATTTAAGCCAGCAAGGAGAAATTATTGGTCAATCTCGTTCAATGCTGGAGCTAAAATCTCAGATTGATGCGGTCGCAGATACCGACCTCTCTGTACTGGTTATGGGTGAAACAGGCGTAGGTAAAGAATTGGTGGCGCATGCGCTTCATAGCCATTCTGGGCGCTCGGACAACCCACTTGTCTATCTGAATTGCGCAGCACTACCGGAGTCTGTCGCGGAAAGTGAGTTGTTTGGGCATATTAAAGGGGCCTTTACCGGTGCAATAAGTAACCGCAAAGGCAAATTTGAATTAGCGGATCAAGGAACACTGTTTTTGGATGAAATTGGTGAGCTGTCGCTTCCGTTACAGGCCAAACTGCTTCGAGCCCTTCAATATGGTGACATACAGCGGGTGGGTGAGGATAAAAATATCAAGGTAAACGTCCGAATCATTGCTGCTACGAATAGGGTGATGCATGAGGAAGTTAAAGAAGGTAACTTCAGATCAGATCTATATCATCGTTTGAGTGTTTTTCCGCTATTTGTGCCACCGTTACGCGAGCGCGAAAAAGATATAGTACTCTTGGCCGGTTTTTTTGCAGAACGATGCGCGCATAAGTTAGGTGTCACGAATATTAATCTCGATGCGACGACTTTGAATGTAATTCAGAACTACACTTGGCCCGGGAATGTTCGTGAGCTGGAACATGCGATAAACAGAGCTTCAGTAATCGCTAAATCTGAAAATCAGTCAGAGCAGATTACCCTGTTACCGCACCATTTCAATTTCTCGGGCGAAGTGGTAGCGGCTCAATCCACAGGCTATGTAACAGAAGATTCTAGTCAAACTATTATGAGTGAATACCGCCATTTGGGATTGAAAGAAGCCGTCGATAATTTTCAGACACAATTGGTGCAAAGTGCCTACCTAGAAAATGACAAAAATCTAAGCGCAACGGCAAAGCAACTCAAAGTTAATTCACCAAACCTACACAGGTTGATGAAGCGTTTAAACTTAAAATAG
- a CDS encoding TetR/AcrR family transcriptional regulator produces MPRSNNLTSIERKKRTVKTVIELCQEIEPASITTAIIAKRMGVTQGALFRHFPSKDAIWEEVTLWVSQQVLALLDQKLTGAAQPLTNLESMYLAHIKFISQYPGIPRLIFSQLHKLQTSPAQKTIGSLMETYQERVKQQILRGIKLGVIEPNVNINSAASMFLGTIQGTVVKSFIQTEDALSAKSAKSMFEIYRRGIELNSHNEA; encoded by the coding sequence ATGCCAAGATCTAACAACTTAACCTCTATCGAAAGAAAAAAACGAACGGTAAAAACAGTTATTGAACTGTGTCAGGAGATAGAACCTGCTTCTATTACAACTGCAATCATCGCTAAAAGAATGGGGGTTACTCAGGGGGCTCTTTTTCGTCATTTCCCATCAAAAGATGCTATATGGGAAGAAGTTACTCTATGGGTATCGCAACAAGTCCTTGCCCTATTAGATCAAAAACTAACCGGAGCAGCTCAGCCATTGACTAATTTGGAATCAATGTATTTAGCTCATATAAAATTTATCTCACAGTATCCTGGCATCCCGAGGTTGATTTTTAGCCAGCTTCATAAATTGCAAACCTCTCCAGCTCAAAAAACTATCGGGTCGTTAATGGAAACTTATCAAGAGCGGGTAAAACAACAAATATTAAGAGGCATTAAGTTGGGAGTAATAGAACCAAACGTAAATATCAACTCTGCTGCTTCGATGTTTTTGGGAACAATCCAGGGAACGGTGGTGAAGTCATTCATTCAAACTGAAGACGCTTTATCGGCTAAATCAGCCAAAAGTATGTTCGAGATCTACCGTCGGGGTATTGAGCTCAATAGTCATAATGAAGCATAA
- a CDS encoding GGDEF domain-containing protein, which yields MTDTRVYEAIVKNATDAVIVTDFEGNITLWNQSAEDIFGYSEGEVLGKYVHDVLPVHELRERADTAFRKFQVNRGHGPLIGKGIHVKGLTKQGKPIHVHFSPNVIELNGETIIYVFIRDITEIIELQEKLRVQSTTDELTGVFNRRAFLDNFKKAFNLAQRKSLPLSLLLFDIDFFKKVNDQFGHQTGDLVIKLFAQSVSGMIRDEDIFGRVGGEEFYLALPATSALDALEIAERIRKAIELLEIPTNSTNLRITTSIGLTSATANDTTAK from the coding sequence GTGACAGACACCAGAGTTTACGAGGCCATTGTCAAAAACGCTACTGATGCAGTGATTGTAACTGACTTTGAAGGGAATATTACTTTGTGGAATCAGAGTGCAGAGGACATTTTCGGATACTCTGAGGGAGAGGTTCTTGGCAAGTATGTTCACGATGTTCTACCGGTTCATGAATTAAGAGAAAGGGCAGACACAGCTTTTAGAAAATTTCAGGTTAATCGCGGCCATGGTCCCCTAATCGGCAAGGGTATTCATGTAAAAGGGCTAACTAAACAGGGAAAGCCCATTCATGTTCACTTTAGTCCGAACGTCATAGAACTGAATGGAGAAACTATCATTTATGTGTTTATTAGGGACATCACTGAAATCATTGAACTTCAGGAAAAGTTAAGGGTTCAGTCAACAACAGATGAGTTGACTGGAGTATTTAACAGACGAGCGTTTCTTGATAATTTTAAGAAGGCCTTTAACCTTGCTCAACGAAAGAGTTTGCCTCTCTCATTACTGCTTTTCGATATTGATTTTTTCAAGAAGGTAAACGACCAATTTGGACACCAAACCGGAGATCTTGTTATCAAGTTATTCGCTCAGAGTGTGTCAGGTATGATAAGGGATGAGGACATCTTTGGGCGTGTAGGAGGCGAAGAGTTTTACCTGGCACTTCCTGCCACTAGTGCTCTGGATGCGCTGGAAATTGCAGAGCGGATTCGCAAGGCTATAGAACTACTTGAAATTCCAACAAATAGTACGAATCTGCGTATCACAACGAGCATAGGGCTCACATCTGCAACGGCTAATGATACAACAGCGAAGTGA
- a CDS encoding efflux RND transporter periplasmic adaptor subunit, with translation MRFWNKANSKSLIILLGVIIGAGLFIIAKMTQKGPEHDPLLSPPVFASAIKVTPANFLLQAKGFGISQSAETWKAIANVAGRVVSINPELESGVILKKGTELLKLDPSRYQLVISEIKADIASLSAELTQLNTEYSNTEALLSLAKERLRLSEKELSRFEKLAKKEVISISKKDETLRTTLAQRQEVRSLENQMALFPSRFENLKSKRLRALSKLDQAQLNLKDTVFLAPYDLRIKIVNVEQHQYVGIGQLLFSADNISKAEVEAQIPLSVLRRLMGASFIDKEQTTEDLDISRRFNFSSIKSEVFLVGSQNTKWPASVQRVASGLDQKTRAGRVVVSVSEPYRGANLPVRPALQPDMYVEVTLSILSPDPLLAIPVSSVHQGSVYLVDADNKLQRRKVEVSFVQRDLAVISSGLKPGEIIITDDLLMAVNGMSVAQRRNSELEGWVKKTSLGESL, from the coding sequence ATGAGATTTTGGAACAAAGCCAACAGTAAATCATTGATTATATTACTAGGAGTAATAATTGGAGCAGGTCTTTTTATCATAGCAAAAATGACCCAAAAAGGTCCGGAACACGACCCTTTGCTAAGCCCTCCTGTCTTTGCTTCTGCGATAAAAGTCACCCCTGCTAACTTTCTTCTACAAGCTAAGGGATTTGGCATATCCCAGTCAGCGGAAACCTGGAAAGCGATAGCCAACGTAGCGGGTCGTGTTGTATCTATTAATCCCGAATTGGAGAGTGGGGTGATCTTAAAAAAGGGAACGGAACTATTGAAACTGGACCCTAGTCGATATCAACTTGTTATTTCTGAGATCAAGGCAGATATCGCTTCCCTATCGGCGGAGCTGACACAATTGAATACTGAGTACAGTAATACGGAGGCATTATTATCATTAGCAAAAGAGAGGCTTCGCCTTTCAGAGAAAGAGCTTTCTAGGTTTGAGAAGCTAGCAAAAAAAGAGGTGATCTCTATATCTAAGAAAGACGAAACTCTTAGAACGACGTTAGCTCAGCGCCAGGAAGTACGGTCTCTTGAAAATCAAATGGCCTTATTTCCCTCACGATTCGAAAATCTGAAATCAAAACGACTTCGTGCCCTATCAAAACTCGATCAAGCACAGCTAAACCTAAAAGACACCGTCTTTCTGGCTCCATATGACTTAAGAATAAAAATAGTTAATGTTGAGCAACATCAATATGTAGGTATAGGGCAGTTACTTTTTTCAGCCGACAATATCAGTAAAGCAGAGGTAGAAGCACAAATCCCTTTATCCGTACTTCGGCGTCTTATGGGAGCTTCCTTTATTGATAAGGAACAAACTACAGAAGATTTGGATATATCCAGACGATTTAATTTCAGCTCTATTAAGAGTGAGGTATTTCTGGTGGGCTCACAAAATACCAAATGGCCGGCATCCGTGCAGCGCGTGGCTAGCGGACTTGATCAGAAGACTCGTGCGGGTCGAGTTGTCGTTTCTGTGAGTGAACCGTATCGTGGAGCTAACCTTCCAGTTCGACCTGCTTTACAGCCTGATATGTATGTCGAAGTGACTCTTTCAATATTAAGCCCTGATCCTCTTTTGGCCATACCTGTTTCCTCCGTTCATCAAGGCAGTGTATACCTTGTTGACGCTGACAATAAGTTACAAAGAAGAAAAGTTGAGGTGAGTTTTGTTCAAAGGGATTTAGCGGTTATCTCTTCAGGATTAAAACCAGGTGAAATCATTATAACCGACGATCTATTGATGGCTGTGAACGGTATGAGTGTGGCTCAAAGAAGAAATTCAGAACTTGAAGGCTGGGTTAAGAAAACATCTCTTGGGGAATCACTATGA
- a CDS encoding efflux RND transporter permease subunit, protein MIKWFANHPTASNLLLILMIAIGLFSAPKLKRETFPDYRPVEVSIEVVYRGASAADVEDAICRKVQDVLKGVDFLDESTCTAQDNIAKTVAKMLPDGDPIRFLSDIDTEVRAISDMPAQSEEPIIRELHRSDLVAAVAVSGDLPVIQLENYALRLEDRLMSLPGVASVSIHGISQRQWQIEIPRGVLAQYNLTVKSLSRLLARQSIDMPLGTLETQNSDIQLRFTEQRKSLRELKNLVVVSSPDRGGEVTLGEIAKLTETGEKPETKVLVNGQRAVVLEVSKSLRDDALDVMAELSDMVENEHKRLDGIQLSITQDMTSIVRDRLRMLIENGIMGLILVVLVMSLFFKPRLAIWAVLGLPSAFMGAFFVMSMTGLTLNMITLVALLMSIGIVMDDAIVITDNIVSGRDEKLTPAEIVAKGATQVFPGVMSSFLTTISVFLPLSFLAGELGAVLEVLPVVLLAALSASLIEAFLILPHHLKGSLQEADKKDSKFRQHVDAKFESFKERVGKLTDRTIEFRYAALAIVIVILLGSVGFIAGGHVSKEAMPDMDGDTLEARILMPQGTPLLKTEAAARKVENTIWKINDQLSSENAKELVKLTQVRFNYNPSARETGAHVATIIVDLLSAEERSITLDELTNIWKEKIGDIPGLVSLNIQEPGFGPSGIPLEIRLQGENLTTLKLAAENLSNYLEGYVAVYNILDDLRPGKPQRIFEIADGALSMGLTSDEIASQLRAAFLGDIADTQRVGLQDIDILVRQIDKERISLDDLVNQTILLPDGRYVPLEELVNIKAQREWATITRVNGKRTVTVQAEVDAKASSAQNIVNDIKLKWLNDFQMEYPEIEVSFEGQVANSAETGGSIGQGLLIGLIGIFVILSFQFGSYSESIIVMLSIPLAFIGAIWGHVFMGWYISSPSLIGAASLAGIVVNNAILLIQFINEHRAKGLSAASAAGHASRDRLRAILISSTTTIVGLLPLLAETSTQSAAIKPLAISVVFGLLTSTILILFVIPAIYVIFDDRGWIKHSDNRNSSEWNVAQQEGK, encoded by the coding sequence ATGATTAAATGGTTTGCCAATCATCCAACGGCATCAAATTTATTATTGATATTGATGATTGCTATCGGTCTCTTTTCTGCTCCGAAGTTAAAAAGAGAAACCTTTCCTGATTATCGACCAGTAGAGGTTAGCATTGAGGTGGTTTATAGAGGAGCAAGTGCGGCTGACGTAGAAGATGCAATATGCAGGAAAGTTCAGGATGTTTTAAAAGGTGTCGATTTTCTTGATGAGTCTACCTGTACTGCTCAAGACAATATTGCCAAAACCGTTGCCAAAATGCTGCCCGATGGTGACCCTATCCGCTTTCTCAGTGATATTGACACTGAAGTACGGGCTATTTCTGACATGCCAGCTCAATCTGAAGAACCAATTATAAGAGAGCTGCACAGAAGTGACCTGGTAGCCGCTGTCGCTGTTAGTGGCGACCTTCCAGTTATTCAGTTAGAGAATTATGCCCTACGCTTAGAAGATCGCCTGATGTCACTTCCTGGTGTTGCCAGTGTATCTATTCACGGTATATCACAACGCCAGTGGCAGATTGAGATACCCCGGGGAGTATTGGCTCAATACAACTTGACGGTGAAATCACTCTCCCGATTGCTGGCTCGCCAGAGTATCGACATGCCGCTGGGAACGCTGGAAACACAGAACAGTGATATTCAGCTACGATTTACTGAACAACGAAAATCCTTAAGGGAACTAAAGAATTTAGTCGTTGTGTCTTCCCCTGATAGGGGAGGAGAAGTGACTCTGGGTGAGATTGCGAAACTCACAGAGACAGGAGAAAAACCCGAAACCAAAGTACTGGTTAATGGTCAAAGAGCCGTTGTTTTGGAAGTGAGTAAATCTTTACGTGACGATGCACTTGATGTAATGGCTGAACTCTCTGACATGGTAGAAAATGAGCATAAGAGACTGGATGGCATTCAATTGTCTATTACTCAGGATATGACGAGTATTGTTCGAGATCGATTAAGGATGTTAATTGAGAACGGCATCATGGGTCTGATTTTGGTTGTTCTTGTCATGAGTCTATTCTTCAAACCACGTCTTGCCATATGGGCGGTACTGGGTCTGCCCAGTGCATTTATGGGAGCATTTTTTGTCATGAGCATGACGGGATTGACCCTGAATATGATCACCTTAGTTGCGCTACTGATGTCAATAGGTATCGTGATGGATGACGCGATAGTCATCACTGATAATATTGTCTCCGGCAGGGATGAAAAGCTCACTCCCGCAGAGATCGTTGCTAAGGGGGCAACTCAGGTTTTTCCTGGTGTCATGTCCTCTTTTCTTACTACCATCTCTGTTTTTCTACCTTTATCATTTCTTGCCGGTGAACTAGGGGCGGTATTAGAAGTACTACCCGTTGTCTTACTTGCTGCACTTTCAGCTAGTCTGATAGAAGCTTTTTTAATACTGCCCCATCACCTTAAGGGCAGCTTACAGGAAGCAGACAAGAAGGATTCCAAGTTTCGCCAACATGTGGATGCAAAATTTGAATCTTTTAAGGAACGTGTTGGTAAACTAACCGATAGAACTATTGAGTTTCGTTATGCCGCTCTGGCTATTGTTATTGTTATTTTGCTTGGTTCGGTAGGTTTTATTGCTGGCGGTCATGTTAGTAAGGAAGCCATGCCTGATATGGATGGTGATACATTGGAAGCCAGAATTCTAATGCCTCAAGGTACGCCATTACTCAAAACCGAAGCTGCTGCCAGAAAGGTTGAAAATACGATCTGGAAAATAAATGACCAACTAAGCTCAGAGAATGCAAAAGAGTTGGTAAAGCTAACCCAAGTGCGATTTAACTATAATCCTAGTGCCCGAGAAACCGGAGCCCATGTCGCAACGATTATCGTAGATTTACTTTCCGCAGAAGAACGAAGTATCACGCTAGATGAGCTAACTAATATATGGAAGGAAAAGATTGGTGATATACCGGGCTTGGTTAGCCTGAATATTCAGGAGCCAGGATTTGGTCCTTCGGGAATCCCTTTAGAAATTCGCCTTCAGGGTGAGAACCTGACCACATTAAAGTTGGCGGCTGAAAACCTCTCAAACTACCTGGAAGGTTATGTTGCTGTTTATAACATTCTTGATGACCTAAGGCCGGGTAAACCACAACGAATTTTTGAGATCGCTGATGGGGCTCTTAGTATGGGGTTAACGAGTGATGAAATTGCTTCTCAGTTACGTGCAGCGTTCCTTGGTGATATTGCCGATACGCAGCGAGTTGGACTTCAGGATATTGATATTTTGGTCAGGCAAATCGATAAGGAACGTATTAGTCTGGATGACCTGGTGAACCAGACAATATTGTTACCGGATGGACGTTACGTTCCTCTGGAGGAACTCGTTAACATAAAAGCCCAGAGAGAATGGGCGACGATAACCCGAGTGAACGGCAAGAGAACGGTGACTGTTCAAGCCGAGGTGGACGCTAAAGCATCCAGCGCTCAAAATATTGTCAATGATATCAAGCTTAAATGGCTCAATGATTTCCAAATGGAGTATCCGGAGATTGAAGTTTCTTTCGAGGGACAGGTAGCGAACTCAGCGGAAACCGGAGGCTCAATAGGACAAGGACTTCTCATTGGCCTTATTGGGATATTTGTCATTCTTTCATTCCAGTTTGGTAGTTATTCAGAATCTATCATCGTGATGCTATCTATCCCACTAGCTTTTATTGGTGCGATATGGGGCCATGTATTTATGGGCTGGTATATCTCGTCACCATCGCTCATAGGAGCAGCATCTTTGGCAGGGATTGTCGTTAACAACGCAATTTTGTTGATTCAGTTTATCAATGAGCACCGTGCTAAAGGGCTTTCCGCAGCTTCCGCTGCTGGTCATGCAAGCAGAGACCGATTGAGAGCTATTTTGATCTCATCGACAACAACGATTGTTGGCTTATTACCATTGCTGGCTGAAACAAGCACCCAATCAGCGGCAATAAAACCATTGGCTATTTCAGTTGTTTTTGGCTTACTCACTTCGACAATACTAATTCTCTTTGTTATTCCTGCTATTTATGTAATCTTTGATGACAGAGGTTGGATAAAGCACAGCGACAACAGGAATAGTTCAGAATGGAATGTTGCACAACAGGAAGGCAAATAA
- a CDS encoding methyl-accepting chemotaxis protein codes for MKSLFLRMRTIHWLGAIFLFINALFFTESTVSQVLQYVVTFFLVIHDIDEKIWGVDSLKNVALYMKTFEQRDLSVPCDIDSTYNSEFGKVLEVINRFREEVRLALTDIQKQASASDGIADHLKGKVQSISARIGEQDTRVSEITQLVNVLDNTSAALQNKGEETRQQVESTRDGIIRSNETMGEMIQELSQYITSNDELQSKFTALSEQTSSIGQVIAVISNLADQTNLLALNAAIEAARAGEHGRGFAVVADEVRNLAASTQSSLDEINGIIAGISTAVLEAGEQMKLQSGAIESVSAHTQAGQEELLATCSSIDGILNLISNENNTDSVDIHQISRLVSDVSLEVEALKSLSGSNAKDCEELEKQGYRLRNVTEQIVQQLGTFKTR; via the coding sequence ATGAAATCTTTATTTTTAAGAATGAGAACCATTCACTGGTTAGGTGCTATATTTCTATTTATTAATGCCTTATTTTTTACCGAATCAACAGTGTCACAAGTACTGCAATATGTTGTAACTTTCTTTTTGGTTATACATGACATTGATGAAAAAATATGGGGGGTAGATTCGCTTAAGAATGTAGCTTTATACATGAAAACCTTTGAACAAAGAGATTTGTCAGTACCTTGTGATATAGATAGCACTTACAACAGTGAATTCGGTAAGGTTTTGGAGGTGATAAATCGCTTTCGAGAAGAAGTCAGACTAGCACTTACAGATATCCAGAAACAGGCAAGTGCTTCAGATGGTATTGCTGACCATCTTAAGGGGAAGGTCCAAAGTATTTCTGCACGTATCGGTGAGCAAGATACACGGGTGAGTGAGATTACTCAGTTGGTTAACGTACTAGATAACACATCGGCAGCACTCCAGAATAAAGGAGAAGAGACTCGGCAGCAGGTTGAAAGCACCAGAGATGGGATCATTCGCTCGAATGAAACCATGGGGGAGATGATACAGGAGCTCAGTCAATATATTACCAGTAATGATGAGCTACAGAGTAAGTTTACCGCGCTTTCTGAGCAAACAAGCTCTATAGGGCAAGTTATTGCAGTAATTAGTAATCTAGCTGATCAGACAAACCTACTAGCACTGAATGCAGCAATTGAAGCTGCGAGAGCAGGTGAACACGGTCGTGGTTTTGCAGTTGTAGCTGATGAAGTGAGAAATCTGGCAGCGTCTACTCAGAGTAGTCTTGATGAAATCAACGGCATCATTGCTGGTATCTCAACTGCGGTACTTGAAGCTGGAGAGCAAATGAAATTGCAGTCAGGAGCTATCGAATCAGTATCTGCACATACGCAAGCAGGCCAAGAGGAGCTTCTCGCTACCTGTAGTAGCATTGATGGTATCCTGAACCTTATTAGTAATGAAAACAACACAGACAGTGTTGATATTCACCAAATTAGTAGGCTTGTTAGTGATGTTTCACTTGAAGTTGAGGCGCTTAAGTCTCTGTCTGGATCAAATGCCAAAGATTGTGAAGAGTTAGAAAAGCAGGGTTATAGATTGAGAAATGTTACTGAACAAATCGTTCAGCAATTGGGCACATTTAAGACACGTTAA